In Brucella melitensis bv. 1 str. 16M, a genomic segment contains:
- a CDS encoding ABC transporter permease yields MRIANIFRLGIKELRGLMRDPMLLILIVYAFTLAIYTAAKAMPETLNNAAIAIVDEDQSPVSGRITTAFYPPYFVPPKLISSYEMDNRMDEGLDTFALNIPPDFQRDLLAGRAPTIQLNVDATRMSQAFTGGGYVQSIVAGEVSEFLNHYRGSAPAPVDLNLRARFNQELNKGWFGAITNVISSVTMLSIILTGAALIREREHGTIEHLLVMPVTPIEIMISKVWSMGLVVLVASAFALTFVVQGLLSVPINGSILLFLAGAALQLFATTSLGIFLATVAGSMPQFGLLLMLILLPLQVLSGATTPRESMPEIIQTIMLAAPNTHFVILAQSILFRGAGLGVVWPQFLALFVIGSVLFLFALRRFRAFLR; encoded by the coding sequence ATGAGGATTGCCAATATATTCCGGCTCGGCATCAAGGAACTGCGCGGCCTCATGCGCGATCCGATGCTTCTGATCCTGATTGTCTATGCTTTCACGCTGGCCATTTATACGGCGGCGAAAGCCATGCCGGAAACGCTGAACAATGCGGCAATCGCCATTGTCGATGAGGACCAGTCACCGGTTTCGGGCCGGATTACGACCGCGTTCTATCCGCCCTATTTCGTGCCGCCGAAGCTTATCTCCTCTTATGAGATGGATAATCGCATGGATGAGGGGCTGGATACGTTTGCACTCAATATTCCGCCGGATTTTCAGCGCGACCTTCTGGCCGGGCGCGCGCCGACCATCCAGCTCAATGTGGATGCAACGCGCATGAGCCAGGCCTTTACGGGCGGCGGCTATGTGCAATCCATCGTGGCGGGGGAGGTGAGTGAATTCCTCAATCACTACCGGGGCAGTGCGCCCGCGCCGGTCGATCTGAATTTGCGGGCGCGCTTCAATCAGGAATTGAACAAGGGATGGTTCGGGGCGATTACAAATGTGATCTCTTCAGTCACGATGCTTTCGATTATCCTGACAGGTGCGGCGCTGATCCGCGAGCGTGAACATGGAACCATCGAACATCTGCTGGTGATGCCGGTAACGCCGATTGAGATCATGATCAGCAAGGTCTGGTCCATGGGGCTGGTCGTGCTGGTTGCCTCGGCCTTTGCGCTGACCTTCGTGGTGCAGGGGCTGTTGTCCGTGCCGATCAACGGGTCGATCCTGCTCTTTCTTGCAGGGGCTGCGCTGCAACTTTTCGCAACGACGAGCCTTGGCATTTTTTTGGCAACCGTTGCCGGGTCCATGCCGCAGTTCGGCCTGCTCCTGATGCTGATCCTGCTGCCATTGCAGGTCTTGTCCGGTGCGACCACGCCGCGCGAAAGCATGCCGGAAATCATTCAGACGATCATGCTTGCAGCGCCCAACACGCATTTCGTCATTCTGGCGCAATCCATTCTTTTTCGGGGGGCGGGGCTTGGCGTGGTCTGGCCGCAGTTCCTGGCGCTGTTCGTCATCGGGTCTGTACTTTTCCTGTTTGCCTTGCGGCGCTTCCGCGCTTTCCTGCGATAG
- a CDS encoding Gfo/Idh/MocA family protein, translating into MAVIAGLIGSGFMGKTHALALANVNRIFDLPLAVQLHTLGDIDVQIARKAARQLGFAHATGDWRDLISNPDINLIDITTPNRFHKEMALAAIKAGKHVYCEKPLAPSAADCLEMTLAAEREGIQTAVDFNYLKNPMMKLAQEIIASGELGEIRNFRGIHAEDFMADARIPWTWRLDPAGGGGALADIGSHIIATARYLIGPIADVMGEAVTLIRERPDMADLSRTKPVEVDDVCHAFMRFENGATGTLEASWVASGRKMQHDFEISGSKGAIFFSQERFNELELFLYSDRKGQQGFRKIFAGPEHEPYGAFCVAGGHQIGFNDLKTIEVRDFVLAIAGQKTGHADFREGYEVQKTVETIYASSRERQWKKI; encoded by the coding sequence ATGGCTGTTATAGCAGGCTTGATCGGTTCCGGCTTCATGGGCAAAACCCACGCGCTGGCGCTTGCCAATGTCAATCGCATCTTCGACCTGCCGCTTGCGGTGCAGCTTCACACGCTTGGCGATATTGACGTGCAAATAGCCCGCAAAGCCGCGCGGCAACTGGGCTTTGCCCATGCCACTGGCGACTGGCGTGACCTCATTTCCAATCCCGACATCAACCTCATCGATATCACCACCCCCAACCGCTTCCATAAGGAAATGGCTCTGGCGGCCATCAAGGCCGGAAAGCATGTCTATTGTGAAAAGCCGCTGGCGCCCTCTGCCGCCGATTGCCTGGAAATGACGCTGGCCGCAGAACGCGAGGGTATCCAGACGGCTGTGGATTTCAACTATCTGAAAAACCCCATGATGAAGCTTGCACAAGAGATTATCGCAAGCGGTGAACTGGGTGAAATCCGAAATTTTCGCGGCATTCACGCCGAAGATTTCATGGCCGACGCCCGCATTCCGTGGACATGGCGGCTTGATCCGGCAGGTGGCGGTGGAGCACTTGCCGATATCGGCAGTCACATCATCGCAACCGCGCGCTATCTGATCGGCCCAATCGCGGACGTGATGGGCGAGGCCGTTACGCTCATTCGTGAGCGCCCCGACATGGCTGATCTCTCCCGCACGAAACCCGTGGAAGTGGATGATGTCTGCCACGCTTTCATGCGTTTTGAAAACGGCGCAACCGGCACACTGGAAGCAAGCTGGGTGGCAAGCGGGCGCAAGATGCAGCACGATTTCGAGATTTCAGGATCGAAAGGCGCCATCTTCTTCTCGCAGGAGCGTTTCAATGAACTGGAATTGTTCCTCTATTCCGACCGCAAGGGGCAGCAGGGTTTCCGCAAGATTTTTGCCGGGCCGGAACATGAGCCCTATGGCGCTTTCTGCGTGGCGGGCGGCCATCAGATCGGCTTCAACGACCTCAAGACCATCGAAGTGCGCGATTTCGTGCTGGCCATTGCCGGGCAGAAAACCGGCCATGCCGATTTCCGCGAAGGCTATGAGGTTCAAAAGACGGTGGAGACGATCTATGCCTCGTCCCGCGAGCGCCAGTGGAAGAAAATCTAG
- a CDS encoding TonB-dependent receptor encodes MHILKLSALLASACAATLSPALAQDGGDKDDGVTLDTIVVTPLRRASSLQRSTSSVSVIDAADIERSAAPDLQSLLQTYSGISVKTNGGQGSSADIYMRGMSSKQTVVLVNGVRTASATSGSTALANIPLTSIERIEIARGAHSSQYGADAIGGVINIITKQGGACGERAWCGSVSTGVSHPWGGYASGSLQGRSSDGIDYAVGAAFTGTQGYDFTTPEAFGHEPDDDGFLQGSFNFALSKDFDWGKIYADGLFSRGRNQYDATAPAFNEADSTAFTGKVGTRIDHTADWSSTVEFSTGIDNSRNFRKGIEGSDWFETRRYGVFASTEKSFDTGKVSHVVTGGVEAYREKINTTIDYDETGRDLAAVFGQYSLEYDALRFDGGIRYDHNGQFGNVTTYNLGASYEILPDLVLRSSYATGFRAPTFNELYYPGFANPDLQPEKSRSVEVGLNWQATASTSLDMALYQTRLSDAIMSTAPSYIPYNIASAKVTGLEATLSHSFNEQWGIKGMVDLKRPVDEDSGNDLPYRERFKAAAEVNFKPVEKLDLTARVLYGGSRYTNAKNTKKLGDYVTADFVALYSIDKQSQLKFSVENIFDKDYETSSGYVAPGRTITIGLTRNF; translated from the coding sequence ATGCATATTCTGAAATTGTCAGCTCTTCTGGCGTCGGCCTGTGCGGCCACGTTATCACCCGCTTTGGCGCAGGATGGCGGGGATAAGGATGATGGTGTCACACTTGATACTATCGTGGTGACACCGCTCCGCCGGGCCTCGTCGCTTCAGCGATCCACGTCCTCGGTGAGCGTTATTGACGCTGCCGATATCGAACGGTCCGCCGCGCCCGATCTGCAATCCTTGCTGCAAACCTATAGCGGCATTTCGGTCAAGACGAATGGTGGGCAGGGGTCTTCCGCCGATATCTATATGCGCGGCATGTCGTCGAAGCAGACGGTCGTGCTGGTCAATGGGGTGCGCACGGCTTCGGCAACGAGTGGATCGACCGCGCTTGCCAATATTCCGCTGACCTCCATCGAACGTATCGAGATTGCCAGGGGCGCGCATTCCTCGCAATATGGCGCGGATGCAATCGGCGGTGTCATCAATATCATCACCAAACAGGGCGGGGCCTGCGGCGAACGCGCATGGTGCGGCAGCGTTTCAACAGGCGTGTCGCATCCATGGGGCGGTTATGCATCGGGTTCGTTACAAGGCCGCAGCAGCGACGGTATCGATTATGCCGTAGGGGCAGCGTTTACCGGCACTCAAGGCTATGATTTCACCACGCCGGAAGCATTCGGCCACGAGCCGGACGATGATGGTTTCCTGCAGGGCTCGTTCAATTTTGCGCTGTCGAAAGATTTCGACTGGGGCAAAATCTATGCGGACGGCCTCTTCAGCCGTGGGCGCAACCAGTATGATGCGACCGCACCCGCATTCAACGAAGCGGATAGTACGGCCTTTACCGGCAAGGTCGGCACACGGATCGACCATACGGCCGACTGGTCCTCGACGGTGGAATTCAGCACCGGGATCGACAATAGCCGGAATTTCCGCAAGGGGATCGAAGGTTCGGACTGGTTCGAGACCAGGCGTTACGGGGTGTTCGCCTCGACCGAAAAAAGCTTCGATACCGGCAAGGTCTCGCATGTTGTGACTGGCGGCGTTGAAGCCTATCGGGAAAAAATCAATACGACCATCGATTATGACGAGACAGGCCGCGATCTTGCCGCCGTGTTCGGGCAATATTCGCTGGAATATGATGCATTGCGTTTCGATGGCGGCATTCGCTACGACCATAATGGCCAGTTCGGCAATGTGACCACCTATAATCTTGGCGCGAGCTATGAAATCCTGCCTGATCTGGTGCTGCGTTCATCCTATGCGACGGGTTTCCGCGCCCCGACTTTCAACGAGCTTTATTATCCGGGCTTTGCCAATCCCGACCTGCAACCCGAAAAATCCCGTTCTGTGGAAGTCGGGCTGAACTGGCAGGCGACGGCTTCGACAAGCCTCGACATGGCACTCTATCAGACCCGGCTCAGCGATGCAATCATGAGCACTGCGCCGTCCTATATTCCGTATAATATTGCAAGCGCGAAGGTGACCGGCCTTGAAGCGACACTCAGCCATAGCTTCAACGAACAATGGGGCATCAAGGGAATGGTGGACCTCAAGCGGCCTGTCGATGAAGATAGCGGGAATGATCTTCCCTATCGCGAACGTTTCAAGGCGGCCGCCGAAGTGAACTTCAAGCCGGTGGAAAAGCTCGATCTGACGGCACGGGTGCTCTATGGCGGTTCGCGCTATACCAATGCGAAAAATACGAAGAAACTCGGCGATTATGTCACCGCGGATTTTGTGGCGCTCTATTCGATCGACAAACAATCGCAGTTGAAGTTCTCGGTGGAGAATATCTTCGACAAGGATTACGAGACGAGTTCCGGCTATGTTGCGCCGGGCCGCACCATCACTATCGGGCTGACCCGTAATTTCTGA
- a CDS encoding ABC transporter ATP-binding protein: protein MTLLSVKNLDVILGGKRALADASFETKGGEFIGLVGPNGAGKTTLLRAIAGLVASSGQVSLAGRDLRHMGAAEKARSLAYLPQERDVAWPVSVHMLVSLGRSALKPVFAGLDRQDEAIIEAVMDRMDVSRFGERSVMELSGGERARVLIARVLAQDTPVILADEPVAGLDPAHQLTLMETFAELAREGRTVIASLHELSLAAQHCSRLILLDHGCMAADGTPAEVFTPQRLRDVYGIRARIMMVDGEFIVHPTALQPR, encoded by the coding sequence ATGACCTTGCTTTCGGTGAAAAACCTCGACGTGATCCTTGGCGGCAAGCGTGCCCTGGCCGATGCCAGCTTCGAGACAAAGGGCGGCGAATTCATCGGCCTTGTGGGGCCAAACGGGGCCGGTAAAACGACATTGTTGCGCGCCATTGCCGGGCTGGTGGCTTCCAGCGGTCAGGTTTCTCTGGCCGGGCGCGACTTGCGCCATATGGGGGCTGCCGAAAAGGCGCGCAGCCTTGCCTATCTGCCGCAGGAGCGCGATGTTGCCTGGCCTGTTAGCGTTCATATGCTGGTTTCACTGGGGCGGTCTGCGCTGAAACCGGTCTTTGCCGGGCTGGACAGGCAGGACGAGGCCATCATTGAAGCGGTCATGGACCGCATGGATGTGTCGCGCTTTGGCGAGCGCTCCGTCATGGAGCTTTCGGGTGGCGAAAGGGCGCGCGTGCTGATCGCGCGTGTGCTGGCGCAGGACACACCTGTCATTCTGGCAGATGAGCCGGTGGCGGGGCTTGATCCCGCCCATCAGCTAACCTTGATGGAAACTTTTGCCGAACTGGCGCGCGAAGGGCGGACGGTGATTGCATCGCTGCATGAGCTTAGCCTTGCCGCCCAGCATTGCAGCCGCCTCATCCTGCTGGATCATGGCTGCATGGCTGCCGATGGCACGCCTGCCGAGGTCTTCACCCCGCAACGCCTGCGCGATGTCTATGGGATCCGTGCGCGGATCATGATGGTGGATGGCGAATTCATCGTCCATCCGACCGCACTACAACCTCGCTAG
- a CDS encoding urease subunit gamma, whose translation MHLTPREFDKLVIHMLSDVALKRKNKGLKLNHPEAVAVLSAYVLDGAREGKTVEEVMDGARSVLKADDVMDGVPDLLPLIQVEAVFSDGSRLVSLHNPIT comes from the coding sequence ATGCACCTAACTCCTCGCGAGTTCGACAAGCTTGTTATTCATATGTTGTCGGACGTGGCCCTGAAGCGCAAGAACAAGGGCCTGAAGCTCAATCACCCTGAGGCGGTTGCCGTTCTCAGTGCCTATGTTCTCGACGGCGCGCGCGAAGGCAAAACCGTCGAAGAGGTGATGGACGGCGCGCGCAGCGTACTCAAGGCAGACGACGTCATGGATGGCGTTCCCGATCTTCTGCCGCTCATCCAGGTAGAGGCCGTGTTTAGCGACGGCAGCCGCCTCGTCAGTCTTCATAATCCAATTACGTGA
- a CDS encoding urease subunit beta: MAKEPTEAAHPQPEQTKTNHKAHRPVGGYVLAKDPIEINQGRPRTTLTVRNTGDRPIQIGSHFHFFEVNRYLEFDRSKAFGLRLDIPANTAVRFEPGDEKEVTLVPFAGKRFIFGFNNLVDGWSGDGPTPDYQPNREIAAERAEKLGFKSCKSGGKDAK; encoded by the coding sequence ATGGCCAAGGAACCGACTGAAGCTGCCCATCCGCAGCCGGAACAGACGAAAACCAACCACAAGGCGCATCGGCCTGTTGGCGGCTATGTTCTGGCAAAAGACCCCATCGAGATCAATCAGGGCCGCCCGCGCACCACGCTGACGGTGCGCAATACCGGTGATCGCCCGATCCAGATCGGCTCGCATTTCCATTTCTTTGAAGTCAATCGCTATCTTGAATTTGACCGCTCCAAAGCCTTTGGCCTGCGTCTCGACATTCCCGCCAATACCGCCGTCCGTTTCGAGCCGGGCGACGAGAAGGAAGTGACGCTGGTTCCCTTTGCGGGCAAACGCTTCATCTTCGGCTTCAACAATCTGGTGGATGGCTGGAGCGGCGACGGTCCAACGCCCGACTATCAGCCGAACCGCGAAATCGCTGCCGAACGCGCTGAAAAACTTGGGTTTAAGTCGTGCAAGTCCGGTGGCAAGGACGCCAAATAG
- a CDS encoding HlyD family secretion protein, with protein sequence MGFSRKQWIVAGAIVVLAAGGYYALQAMNGSGLPDGIASGNGRVEAVEIDISTKSPGRIREIFANEGSFVKAGDVLARMDTDQLESQYRQAKAQLRRAEIGIDTAQSLVTQRQAEHAAAEATVAQREAQLDAAQRRLARSRQLSESRTVSQQVLDDDRATAQGAEAAVGAAKAQLAATDAAIGAAKAQVVDAQASVEAAKAAIAAIEADLRDATLTAPKPGRVQYRVAQPGEVLSAGGRVLNLVDLSDVSMTFFLPTAQAGRVAIGADARIVLDAAPQYVIPAKVSFVADVAQFTPKTVESEEERQKLMFRVKAKIPQILLQKYIQQVKTGLPGVAYVKLAPDAGWPKNLAETVK encoded by the coding sequence ATGGGTTTCAGCCGCAAACAATGGATCGTTGCAGGCGCAATTGTCGTTCTCGCTGCGGGCGGCTATTATGCCTTGCAGGCGATGAATGGCAGCGGGCTGCCGGACGGGATTGCCAGCGGCAATGGCCGCGTCGAGGCGGTTGAAATCGATATTTCCACGAAAAGCCCCGGCCGCATCCGTGAAATTTTTGCAAATGAAGGCAGTTTCGTCAAAGCGGGCGATGTTCTGGCCCGCATGGACACGGACCAGCTTGAAAGCCAGTACCGGCAGGCGAAGGCACAATTGCGCCGGGCGGAAATCGGTATCGATACGGCACAAAGCCTTGTGACGCAGCGGCAGGCAGAACATGCGGCGGCCGAAGCGACCGTTGCCCAGCGGGAAGCCCAGCTTGATGCAGCACAGCGCCGTCTGGCCCGTTCCCGGCAATTGTCGGAATCGCGGACTGTCTCGCAGCAGGTTCTGGATGACGATCGCGCAACCGCGCAAGGCGCGGAAGCCGCCGTCGGTGCGGCCAAGGCGCAGCTTGCAGCAACGGACGCGGCCATAGGTGCCGCCAAGGCGCAGGTTGTGGATGCGCAAGCCTCTGTCGAAGCTGCCAAGGCCGCTATTGCCGCCATTGAGGCGGATTTGAGGGACGCAACCTTGACCGCGCCCAAGCCGGGCCGTGTGCAATATCGTGTGGCACAGCCCGGCGAAGTGCTTTCAGCAGGCGGGCGCGTGCTTAATCTGGTGGACCTCAGCGATGTTTCCATGACCTTCTTCCTGCCCACGGCGCAGGCGGGGCGCGTGGCAATCGGAGCCGATGCCCGCATCGTTCTCGATGCTGCGCCGCAATATGTCATCCCGGCCAAGGTCAGCTTCGTGGCCGATGTCGCCCAGTTCACGCCGAAAACGGTCGAGAGCGAGGAAGAGCGCCAGAAGCTGATGTTCCGCGTCAAGGCAAAGATTCCGCAGATCCTTTTACAGAAATATATTCAGCAGGTGAAAACCGGCTTGCCCGGCGTTGCCTATGTCAAGCTTGCCCCTGATGCCGGATGGCCGAAGAACCTTGCGGAAACCGTAAAATGA
- a CDS encoding ABC transporter substrate-binding protein, producing the protein MKRVSVKWTRRLCLAAGLALFAPLPANAADIAQRVVSINVCTDQLAMLLAREGQLQSVSYLSRDPQLSVMADKAERLPINHAQAEEVFLQKPDLVLAGTFSSRATVGLLRRLGIRVEEFAPARSFEDIQEHLRRIGELLGRQAEAQAQIDDMKAALAAIKRPDHAKRVALYYANSYTSGQGTLVDEAVRLAGLENMAGEIGITGSALLPLEKLVLEKPDILVRSSRDRAPALAFENFQHPALRALEKQARAISMADNLTVCGGPFSVEAVAELAEAARD; encoded by the coding sequence GTGAAAAGGGTTTCCGTAAAATGGACGAGGAGGCTCTGCCTTGCGGCAGGTCTGGCCCTTTTTGCCCCCCTGCCGGCCAATGCGGCTGATATTGCGCAGCGTGTGGTGTCGATCAATGTCTGCACCGATCAACTGGCCATGCTCCTGGCGCGGGAAGGGCAGTTGCAATCCGTCTCCTATCTCTCGCGTGATCCGCAGCTTTCCGTCATGGCGGACAAGGCCGAACGATTGCCGATCAATCATGCGCAGGCTGAGGAGGTCTTTCTGCAAAAGCCGGACCTCGTGCTTGCAGGCACATTTTCCTCGCGCGCGACAGTCGGATTGTTGCGCAGGCTCGGCATAAGGGTGGAGGAGTTTGCGCCCGCCCGTTCCTTCGAGGACATTCAAGAACATCTGCGCCGCATAGGCGAGCTTCTCGGGCGGCAGGCCGAAGCACAAGCGCAGATCGACGATATGAAGGCTGCGCTTGCTGCGATCAAACGTCCCGATCATGCCAAGAGGGTCGCGCTTTACTACGCCAACAGCTATACGTCGGGCCAGGGTACGCTGGTCGATGAGGCCGTGCGGCTTGCGGGGCTTGAAAACATGGCTGGCGAGATCGGCATAACCGGCTCGGCGCTTCTGCCGCTGGAGAAACTGGTGCTTGAAAAGCCGGATATTCTGGTGCGCAGTTCGCGTGACCGCGCGCCCGCGCTGGCATTTGAAAATTTCCAGCACCCGGCTCTGCGCGCGCTGGAAAAGCAGGCGCGGGCCATAAGCATGGCCGATAATCTTACGGTTTGCGGTGGACCTTTCAGCGTCGAGGCCGTGGCGGAGCTTGCGGAGGCTGCCCGTGACTGA
- a CDS encoding glycoside hydrolase family 10 protein: MHFFAVIPDLNLNFLAGMKGNRVFADCDAFHATWVATVINLDWPSKQSTAIADGGKRVIAQKSELLAILDRAQKLGINAVIFQVSPTADAFYQSSILPWSSYLTGVLGKDPGFDPLKFMIAEAHKRRIEVHAWFNPYRVSMDTSRETQEALKNSSPDSPPSVYKTHPKWIGVASKRYVLDPGIPAVRDWVGNIVGEVVQKYDVDGIQFDDYFYSETPDSQLDDRKTFARYGTRFNSKADWRRYNTYKLVQDVFGRVKKIRPTVRFGISPGGMWRNRKDDPLGSDTLAGATNYDSDFADTRRWVKDGIVDYIAPQVYWPLEREAAPYGTIVKWWAQTVRGTPVDLYIGMALYKAGETYRLEPQWAAEEGFTEIRRELELNESVPEVKGSLLFRESFLREPKLRKITDYLARNWGGCARHKDAPAQKKAKNPF, encoded by the coding sequence ATGCACTTCTTCGCGGTGATACCGGATTTGAATTTGAATTTTTTGGCCGGGATGAAAGGAAATCGCGTGTTTGCCGATTGTGATGCTTTCCATGCGACATGGGTTGCCACGGTTATCAATCTTGATTGGCCATCGAAGCAATCGACGGCGATTGCCGATGGCGGAAAGCGGGTCATCGCGCAGAAAAGCGAGCTTCTGGCCATACTGGATCGCGCGCAAAAGCTTGGTATCAATGCGGTCATCTTTCAGGTTTCGCCCACGGCGGATGCGTTTTATCAATCCTCGATCCTGCCGTGGTCTTCCTATCTCACCGGCGTTCTGGGCAAGGATCCGGGCTTTGATCCGCTGAAATTCATGATTGCGGAGGCGCATAAGCGGCGCATCGAGGTTCATGCGTGGTTCAATCCCTATCGCGTTTCGATGGATACCAGCCGTGAAACGCAGGAGGCGTTGAAAAACTCGTCGCCCGATTCTCCGCCAAGCGTCTATAAGACCCATCCTAAATGGATCGGTGTCGCTTCAAAACGTTATGTGCTGGATCCCGGCATTCCGGCGGTGCGCGATTGGGTGGGCAATATCGTCGGTGAAGTGGTCCAGAAATATGACGTCGATGGTATCCAGTTCGATGATTATTTCTATAGCGAAACACCGGATTCGCAGCTTGACGACCGCAAGACATTTGCTCGCTATGGTACGCGCTTCAACAGCAAGGCCGACTGGCGGCGCTACAACACCTATAAGCTGGTGCAGGACGTGTTTGGCCGGGTCAAGAAAATCCGGCCGACTGTTCGCTTCGGCATCAGCCCCGGCGGGATGTGGCGCAACAGGAAGGACGATCCGCTCGGTTCCGATACGCTTGCGGGCGCTACCAATTACGACAGCGATTTTGCCGATACCCGGCGCTGGGTCAAAGACGGCATCGTCGATTATATCGCTCCGCAGGTTTATTGGCCGCTTGAACGCGAGGCCGCGCCTTATGGAACCATTGTGAAATGGTGGGCGCAAACCGTGCGCGGCACGCCAGTCGATCTTTATATCGGAATGGCGCTCTATAAGGCGGGCGAAACTTACCGGCTTGAGCCGCAATGGGCCGCAGAGGAAGGGTTTACGGAAATCAGGCGCGAGCTTGAGCTGAATGAATCCGTGCCGGAGGTGAAGGGAAGCCTCCTTTTTCGTGAATCCTTTCTCAGGGAACCGAAGCTGCGGAAAATAACAGATTATCTGGCGAGAAACTGGGGCGGCTGCGCCCGGCACAAGGACGCGCCCGCACAGAAGAAAGCTAAAAATCCATTTTAA
- a CDS encoding FecCD family ABC transporter permease: protein MTERHRFHLLLAGLALLVIVLFAVSLLTGPAALGIGESFKALLGDDRDMTVLVMREIRLPRALLALLIGASLGLSGAALQGYLRNPLAEPGLLGVSASASLGAVIAIYSGLSLLFPLALPLLALAGAFVSVFLVKLLAGRNAGTLAVILAGVAVTSLAGALTALALNLSPNPFAAMEIMFWMLGSLADRSMTHVALVIPFILIGWLMLLSLGRSLDSLTLGSDAAATMGVSLGRVQLFAVLGTAACVGASTAVAGSIGFVGLVVPHLLRPLVGARPSRLLVASGLGGAALLLAADILVRVVMPGRELKLGVLTAIIGAPFFLWLVFKYRRQLV, encoded by the coding sequence GTGACTGAACGCCACCGTTTCCATCTTCTGCTGGCCGGGCTGGCCTTGCTCGTCATCGTGCTTTTTGCCGTTTCGCTTTTGACAGGTCCAGCCGCGCTTGGCATAGGCGAAAGTTTCAAGGCACTTTTGGGCGATGATCGCGATATGACCGTGCTGGTGATGCGGGAAATCCGTCTGCCGCGCGCGCTGCTGGCGCTTTTGATCGGGGCTTCGCTCGGTCTTTCAGGGGCGGCGTTGCAAGGCTATCTTCGCAATCCGCTTGCAGAACCGGGCCTGCTCGGTGTCAGTGCATCGGCGTCGCTCGGCGCCGTCATTGCGATCTATAGCGGGCTTTCGCTTCTGTTTCCGCTTGCCCTGCCGCTTCTGGCTCTCGCGGGGGCTTTCGTTTCGGTGTTTCTGGTCAAACTTCTTGCAGGCCGCAATGCTGGCACGCTGGCGGTGATCCTGGCCGGTGTCGCTGTCACCAGCCTTGCAGGCGCGCTGACGGCGCTGGCGCTCAATCTTTCGCCCAATCCCTTTGCGGCCATGGAAATCATGTTCTGGATGCTGGGCTCGCTTGCCGACCGTTCCATGACACATGTGGCGCTGGTTATACCGTTCATCCTCATCGGCTGGCTCATGCTTCTTTCGCTTGGCCGCTCGCTCGACAGCCTTACGCTCGGTTCCGATGCGGCGGCGACAATGGGCGTCAGTCTGGGGCGCGTGCAGCTTTTTGCCGTTCTTGGCACGGCGGCTTGTGTCGGGGCGTCAACGGCGGTTGCAGGCTCCATCGGTTTCGTGGGGCTTGTGGTGCCGCACCTCCTGCGTCCGCTGGTTGGTGCGCGCCCCTCGCGCCTGCTCGTCGCGAGCGGCCTTGGCGGGGCCGCCCTGCTGCTTGCAGCGGATATTCTGGTGCGTGTCGTCATGCCGGGGCGCGAACTGAAACTTGGCGTTCTGACAGCCATTATCGGCGCGCCATTCTTCCTCTGGCTGGTGTTCAAATATCGGAGGCAGCTCGTATGA